From one Plantibacter flavus genomic stretch:
- a CDS encoding glycoside hydrolase family 99-like domain-containing protein, protein MTRPKVLAYYFPNWHADPRNIAWFGDGWDEWKLLDAAQPRFPGHRQPRIPLAGRTDGANPAVAEAEIDIAADHGVDGFLVDYYWYDDGPYLSGELDNGLLQARNRDRVDFALMWANHELVDIFPYSSTDRSRAPQLKNGAVDRAAFERMVDHIIEKYFVQSNYLTVDGRPWFSLYEIGNFIAGLGGVSDAADALGWFRDRVVAAGFPGLHLDAVVWGFGVLPTAITVQDPATLISQLGFDSATSYVWVHHADMAAQGFPEGDPAELAELAFDDYERLAAELPVPFHPNVTVGWDSTPRISADVEFRGGTYPFFPVFDQDPTQFAAALKRAHEFIARHPNDHPMITINAWNEWTEGSALLPDTTHGMAFLSAVRTEFGIDAGQESRVR, encoded by the coding sequence TTGACACGTCCGAAAGTTCTCGCTTACTACTTCCCCAATTGGCATGCGGACCCGCGTAACATCGCATGGTTCGGAGACGGTTGGGACGAATGGAAGCTGCTGGACGCCGCCCAGCCGCGCTTCCCTGGGCACCGCCAGCCGCGCATTCCTCTGGCGGGGAGGACGGACGGGGCCAATCCCGCCGTCGCGGAGGCGGAGATAGACATCGCTGCCGACCACGGCGTCGATGGGTTCCTTGTCGACTACTACTGGTACGACGACGGCCCCTATCTCTCTGGCGAGCTGGACAACGGCCTCCTCCAGGCCCGTAATCGAGACCGCGTCGACTTCGCACTGATGTGGGCCAATCACGAACTGGTCGACATCTTCCCGTACTCCTCGACCGACCGGAGCCGGGCGCCTCAGTTGAAGAACGGCGCCGTCGACCGAGCCGCCTTCGAACGCATGGTGGACCACATCATCGAGAAGTACTTCGTACAGTCGAACTACCTCACTGTCGACGGCCGGCCCTGGTTCTCTCTCTACGAGATCGGCAACTTCATCGCTGGATTGGGCGGCGTCTCGGACGCCGCCGACGCGCTCGGATGGTTCCGTGATCGCGTCGTCGCCGCCGGGTTCCCCGGTCTCCATCTCGACGCCGTGGTCTGGGGGTTCGGCGTTCTCCCCACCGCGATCACCGTGCAGGACCCCGCAACGCTCATCAGCCAACTCGGATTCGACAGCGCGACCTCTTACGTCTGGGTGCACCATGCGGACATGGCCGCTCAAGGTTTCCCGGAGGGTGACCCCGCAGAACTCGCCGAGCTTGCGTTCGACGACTACGAACGGCTCGCGGCAGAACTGCCGGTGCCGTTTCACCCCAACGTCACCGTCGGCTGGGACTCCACCCCACGCATCTCGGCCGATGTCGAATTTCGCGGCGGCACATACCCCTTCTTCCCGGTCTTCGACCAGGATCCCACCCAGTTCGCCGCAGCCCTCAAACGAGCCCACGAGTTCATCGCGCGACACCCTAACGATCATCCAATGATCACCATCAACGCCTGGAACGAATGGACGGAAGGCTCCGCTCTCCTCCCCGACACCACACACGGGATGGCCTTCCTCTCGGCCGTACGCACGGAATTCGGCATCGATGCCGGTCAAGAAAGCCGCGTGCGATGA
- a CDS encoding LacI family DNA-binding transcriptional regulator — protein MAAQSTIRDVARVAGVSIGTMSNYLNGTKPLAESTRKRIDAAIEELQFVPNVAVRVMRGGRSHVIAFIVPDSGNPFFLEVARGIEDVAIAHGHVVVSCNTEGDLERERHYAKALSEMRVSAVIAVASTTNENLLHTLQQSGVRVVTLGSHLPDHPYPAIDVDDYRGGVLAMEHLLERGHRQVAFLGAPEAETQIHERFAGCCAAYKAAGLDPDGILRVDAASNSPRARSAAARAILDRTPRPIAVVCANDVIALALETEALRSGLRIPGEVAIIGYDDIEGAEIAPVSLTTVHQPRYELGHLAAELALSKDYPVVSGELFTPHVVSRSST, from the coding sequence ATGGCAGCGCAGAGCACGATTCGCGATGTGGCACGCGTAGCCGGCGTTTCCATCGGCACGATGTCGAACTACCTCAACGGCACCAAGCCTCTCGCCGAATCGACACGCAAACGCATTGATGCAGCTATCGAAGAGCTGCAGTTCGTTCCCAATGTCGCCGTCAGGGTCATGCGGGGCGGGCGAAGCCACGTGATCGCGTTCATCGTGCCCGACAGCGGCAATCCGTTCTTCCTCGAGGTGGCGCGTGGCATCGAGGATGTTGCGATCGCGCACGGTCACGTCGTCGTCTCATGCAACACCGAGGGCGACCTCGAGCGAGAGCGACACTACGCGAAGGCTCTTTCTGAAATGCGCGTCAGCGCCGTGATCGCTGTTGCGTCCACGACGAATGAGAACCTGCTACACACCCTCCAGCAATCCGGGGTTCGGGTTGTCACACTCGGAAGCCACCTGCCCGATCATCCATATCCAGCGATCGACGTCGACGACTACCGCGGCGGAGTCCTCGCCATGGAGCATCTGCTCGAGCGCGGCCATCGGCAGGTTGCTTTCCTGGGGGCACCCGAGGCCGAGACACAAATCCACGAGCGCTTCGCAGGTTGCTGTGCAGCCTACAAAGCCGCCGGTCTCGATCCTGACGGGATCCTGCGCGTGGACGCCGCCTCCAATTCCCCCCGAGCGCGGTCCGCTGCGGCGCGCGCGATCCTCGACCGGACACCCCGTCCGATCGCAGTCGTCTGCGCCAACGACGTCATCGCTCTCGCACTGGAGACCGAGGCGCTTCGTTCGGGCCTCCGCATCCCGGGCGAGGTGGCGATCATCGGCTACGACGATATCGAGGGCGCGGAGATTGCCCCCGTTTCACTGACGACAGTCCACCAGCCGCGGTACGAGCTCGGCCATCTCGCGGCCGAGCTGGCACTCTCCAAGGACTACCCCGTTGTGAGTGGTGAGCTCTTCACGCCCCACGTGGTTTCGCGATCCTCGACCTGA
- a CDS encoding sensor histidine kinase, whose product MTSPARRAPLADRLRSALPPLLVLAGAVGYLGVDPWVGGLHPVPGQIPAWVHAGLVVLQAVAMLQRVRYPVAVFAVVVALDLVILGTTSGELGIGSLGVILATYALARRRERRTVVTALVVGAAATTMVGGIAMVLGSSEQPLVLVFAVVARIALQYVLPAGVAEYARGRERLLSAIEDQARMAENERRISAQNDLRAERTALARELHDIAGHHLSGIIVSAQAASALVERDPERARAMLQTVQSDARTTLVDLRRTVGLLRSDDADVQRGGDGSTLGPATTPTISAIPELVEAARSRGQHVAYTVTGEPRVLGPLAETAAYRTVQESLANAARHAPGAVCRVAVRFEVDAIELTVTNAASSQRPASPSRDGYGLWGMRERAELIGARLTSAPTDEGGWRNRLTIPDEHRPDEHRPEEHRPDQHRSDS is encoded by the coding sequence ATGACCTCTCCCGCACGGCGCGCACCGCTCGCGGACCGCCTGCGCTCGGCTCTCCCGCCGCTCCTGGTGCTCGCCGGTGCGGTGGGCTACCTCGGTGTCGACCCGTGGGTGGGTGGGCTGCATCCGGTGCCAGGCCAGATCCCGGCCTGGGTGCATGCCGGGCTGGTCGTCCTCCAGGCCGTCGCGATGCTGCAGCGCGTCAGGTATCCGGTCGCAGTGTTCGCGGTGGTCGTCGCCCTGGACCTCGTCATCCTCGGCACCACCAGTGGTGAACTCGGCATCGGCTCGCTCGGCGTGATCCTGGCGACGTACGCGCTCGCGCGACGGCGGGAACGGCGGACCGTCGTGACCGCGCTGGTCGTGGGTGCGGCCGCCACGACGATGGTCGGCGGGATCGCGATGGTCCTCGGCTCATCGGAGCAGCCGCTCGTCCTCGTGTTCGCGGTCGTCGCGCGCATCGCGCTGCAGTACGTCCTCCCAGCGGGTGTCGCCGAGTACGCCAGGGGGCGTGAGCGCTTGTTGTCGGCAATCGAGGACCAGGCGCGCATGGCCGAGAACGAGCGTCGGATCAGTGCGCAGAACGACCTCCGGGCCGAACGCACGGCGCTCGCCCGCGAACTGCACGACATCGCCGGGCACCACCTGTCGGGGATCATCGTCAGTGCCCAGGCGGCCAGCGCGCTGGTCGAGCGCGACCCGGAACGCGCTCGGGCGATGCTCCAGACGGTGCAGTCGGACGCACGGACGACGCTCGTGGATCTGCGGCGGACGGTCGGCCTGCTGCGCAGCGATGATGCGGACGTCCAGCGCGGCGGAGACGGATCGACGCTCGGTCCGGCGACAACCCCGACCATTTCGGCGATCCCGGAACTCGTCGAGGCGGCGCGGTCGCGTGGGCAGCACGTCGCGTACACCGTGACCGGTGAGCCTCGGGTGCTGGGTCCGCTCGCGGAGACGGCCGCGTACCGGACCGTCCAGGAGTCGCTCGCAAACGCCGCTCGCCATGCGCCCGGAGCCGTCTGCCGCGTCGCGGTGCGGTTCGAGGTGGACGCGATCGAACTCACCGTGACGAACGCCGCGTCGTCGCAGCGGCCTGCTTCACCGTCGCGCGACGGCTACGGCCTCTGGGGCATGCGCGAGCGCGCCGAACTCATCGGAGCGCGTTTGACCTCGGCACCGACGGACGAGGGCGGGTGGCGCAACCGCCTGACCATCCCTGACGAGCACCGTCCCGACGAGCACCGCCCCGAGGAGCACCGTCCCGACCAGCATCGGAGTGATTCATGA
- a CDS encoding DUF4038 domain-containing protein, which produces MNRVEQWTRHEVQLTSTQEYAHPDTDVSITAHFRGPSGQVIELPGFWDGGDAFAVRFAPTETGRWTYTVTASDETNAGLHRVTGELDAVPYTGDHAIYRHGFIRESDDRRAFVYADGTPFFWLGNTHWQAANYERLDTSNNPYAAGTSQFHSVVDSDQARGFTVYQTYPDAAVNDGGGNVPVVNWWAAEYTHLDPDAFRDQFDVMMDYIADQGIVIALGLGVHTQSGQIGPVAMTHFTRYVLARYAAHPIIWITGQEVDIEDETAKLSTWQAVAETIAANDGYHRPLGAHMWAIGEPKVFGDQPWHTWYPTQGGHDSIRTQEHYRSYWDERPTKPFLETEANYEDIWAVTVDDTRHSAWKALQCGSYGYTYGVAGVWAIKWDYDVPGWDDFQNGIPWFDGIRKPGGDQMGILRRFYETLGDWQRLLPRYGDHTFGTFAHPEESVLSSDGNSRYVVYFYQDDLATGSLHGLGEVPYLARWFDPATGEWTTIPGDVDAPAGTWAIPDKPDRHDWVLVVEAADMSRRRLPERRNS; this is translated from the coding sequence ATGAACCGAGTCGAGCAATGGACCCGTCACGAGGTGCAACTGACGAGCACGCAGGAGTACGCCCACCCCGACACAGATGTCAGCATCACGGCCCATTTTCGGGGACCGAGCGGCCAAGTCATCGAGCTTCCCGGCTTCTGGGATGGAGGAGACGCCTTCGCCGTTCGCTTCGCTCCCACCGAGACAGGCCGCTGGACCTACACGGTTACGGCGAGCGATGAGACCAACGCCGGTCTGCACCGCGTGACGGGCGAACTCGACGCTGTTCCCTACACGGGCGACCACGCCATCTACCGCCATGGGTTCATCCGCGAATCCGACGACCGTCGAGCATTCGTCTACGCCGACGGAACCCCGTTCTTCTGGCTCGGTAACACCCACTGGCAAGCGGCCAACTACGAACGCCTTGACACCAGCAACAATCCTTACGCGGCGGGCACCAGTCAGTTTCATTCCGTAGTGGACAGTGATCAGGCGCGCGGCTTTACCGTCTATCAGACCTATCCGGACGCCGCCGTCAACGACGGTGGCGGAAACGTTCCGGTCGTCAACTGGTGGGCTGCGGAGTACACCCATCTCGACCCGGACGCATTCCGCGATCAATTCGACGTCATGATGGACTACATCGCGGACCAAGGCATCGTCATCGCCCTGGGCCTCGGTGTCCACACTCAGAGCGGCCAGATCGGCCCCGTGGCGATGACCCATTTCACCCGCTACGTCCTCGCTCGGTACGCAGCCCACCCCATTATCTGGATCACTGGGCAAGAGGTCGATATCGAAGATGAAACGGCAAAACTGTCGACATGGCAGGCCGTTGCCGAGACGATCGCAGCCAACGACGGCTACCACCGCCCGCTCGGAGCGCACATGTGGGCGATCGGAGAGCCCAAGGTGTTCGGTGACCAGCCCTGGCACACCTGGTACCCCACGCAGGGTGGCCACGACTCCATACGCACGCAAGAGCACTACCGCTCGTACTGGGACGAGAGACCCACGAAGCCCTTCCTCGAGACAGAAGCGAACTATGAGGACATCTGGGCAGTCACGGTCGACGACACCCGTCACTCCGCCTGGAAGGCTCTCCAATGTGGAAGTTATGGCTACACCTACGGGGTCGCCGGGGTGTGGGCCATCAAGTGGGACTATGACGTTCCTGGGTGGGACGACTTCCAGAACGGAATCCCGTGGTTCGACGGGATCCGCAAACCAGGCGGGGACCAGATGGGCATACTCCGCCGCTTCTACGAGACGCTAGGGGATTGGCAGCGCCTCCTGCCCCGGTATGGGGACCACACCTTCGGGACCTTCGCACATCCTGAGGAATCCGTCCTCTCCAGCGACGGGAACTCGCGCTACGTCGTCTACTTCTACCAAGACGACCTCGCCACGGGCAGCCTTCATGGACTCGGCGAAGTACCCTACCTCGCCCGGTGGTTCGACCCCGCAACCGGCGAATGGACAACCATACCCGGCGATGTCGACGCACCCGCTGGTACATGGGCGATCCCCGACAAGCCCGATCGTCACGATTGGGTCTTAGTCGTGGAGGCCGCAGATATGAGTAGAAGACGACTCCCGGAGCGGAGGAACAGCTAG
- a CDS encoding carbohydrate ABC transporter permease, with the protein MSSYLYLLPALILVVGVVHVGIVANAYYSTLDWNGVSPDASQVGVGNYVKLLQDPVFWTALRNTFAFAVATIALQMLFGFVLATLVRTRTVLRGLLRTLAFVPVVLAPAVVATSFRFLLTPDGSINDLLSIVTGQNIEQAWLADPNTALTAIILINVWQYTGYSFLIYDAAMGQIDTSIIEAARIDGASSLQLLRLIVAPLLSGSHLVLVVLGVISALKTFDLVYLTTAGGPGTSTQVLTGYIYRQVIEQFHAGYGAALSMALVVLALIFAVLQVRLTSRKVN; encoded by the coding sequence TTGAGCTCGTATCTCTACCTGCTCCCCGCTCTCATCCTTGTCGTCGGCGTCGTCCACGTCGGCATCGTCGCCAATGCGTACTACTCCACGTTGGACTGGAACGGGGTGTCTCCCGACGCCTCGCAGGTCGGCGTCGGCAACTACGTCAAGCTCCTTCAAGATCCGGTTTTCTGGACTGCGCTTCGCAACACCTTCGCCTTCGCGGTAGCCACCATCGCGCTCCAGATGCTCTTCGGGTTCGTGCTCGCGACCTTGGTGCGCACCCGCACCGTGCTGCGGGGGCTGCTGCGGACGCTCGCCTTCGTTCCGGTGGTTCTCGCGCCCGCTGTCGTTGCGACGTCCTTTCGGTTTCTCCTCACCCCTGACGGGTCGATCAACGACCTACTGTCGATCGTGACCGGGCAGAACATCGAGCAGGCTTGGCTGGCCGACCCCAATACCGCACTCACTGCGATCATCCTCATCAACGTGTGGCAGTACACCGGATACAGCTTCCTCATCTACGACGCGGCGATGGGGCAGATCGACACGTCAATCATCGAAGCCGCGCGGATCGATGGCGCCTCGAGTCTCCAGCTTCTCCGCCTTATCGTGGCGCCGCTGCTGTCGGGCTCGCACCTTGTTCTCGTGGTACTCGGTGTTATCAGCGCGCTGAAGACCTTCGACCTCGTCTACCTCACCACAGCGGGCGGCCCGGGAACGAGCACGCAGGTGCTCACGGGCTACATCTACCGACAAGTGATCGAGCAGTTCCATGCCGGTTACGGCGCGGCGCTGTCGATGGCACTCGTGGTGCTCGCCCTCATCTTCGCTGTCCTGCAGGTGCGCCTCACGTCCAGGAAGGTCAACTGA
- a CDS encoding amino acid--tRNA ligase-related protein, translating into MFEIGRNFRDGGIDATRNPEFTAVQDYRAYAD; encoded by the coding sequence ATGTTCGAGATCGGCCGGAACTTCCGCGATGGAGGCATCGACGCGACCCGCAATCCCGAGTTCACGGCGGTGCAGGACTATCGCGCCTACGCCGACTAA
- a CDS encoding ABC transporter substrate-binding protein, which produces MTRRLAAAIAAATGSALLLAGCVGGSGGADATTADGPQTVTWWTWNAISPDDTIKQFEDANPNITVDYKLYSYSDYVTAIRTGLTSSDGPDVFQLQPGDLVTNLGPLALPLDDDLAANGGTDNINAAGLAQLQLDGKQVALPSYMSGAGLIYYNASILDQLGVSVPKNFDEWKAACATIEAAGYDCLAHGAKDAWANTDVYLSLINSIDPGIVYDAIEGKADWTGDSFIQAMQAWSDLFTSGIIPSGSTAAAEYPDAFGDLLTKKAAFIALGTWNTPGTMTKEGIEVSQGTVTEPIDSVYLSAPFPAPVTGDEPTGLFGGPDNGWAVSAKSDAQTAALKFLNFLSLGGGQNIQAANGNFPAVLDVPVATDDVIDQRQVADIEKQQSDLQNLVGARQLPYADLSTALGDALSAVAAGTASPADAMAQVQAVSASLSR; this is translated from the coding sequence ATGACCAGGCGTTTGGCTGCCGCCATCGCCGCGGCTACAGGCTCGGCCCTTCTCCTCGCCGGTTGCGTGGGCGGGTCAGGCGGAGCAGACGCCACGACCGCTGACGGACCCCAAACCGTCACATGGTGGACTTGGAACGCCATCAGCCCTGATGACACGATCAAGCAGTTCGAAGACGCCAACCCGAACATCACCGTCGACTACAAGCTCTACAGCTACAGCGACTATGTCACCGCGATCCGCACGGGGCTGACGTCCTCGGACGGCCCAGACGTATTCCAGCTCCAGCCTGGTGACCTCGTCACCAATCTGGGTCCCCTGGCCCTCCCGCTCGACGACGACCTCGCCGCGAACGGCGGCACCGACAACATCAACGCCGCAGGTCTCGCGCAACTGCAGCTCGACGGCAAGCAGGTGGCCCTGCCGTCCTACATGAGTGGTGCCGGCCTGATCTACTACAACGCTTCGATCCTCGATCAGCTCGGTGTGTCTGTACCGAAGAACTTCGACGAGTGGAAGGCCGCATGCGCCACGATCGAAGCCGCCGGCTACGACTGCCTGGCGCACGGCGCCAAAGACGCCTGGGCGAATACTGACGTTTACCTGTCACTCATCAACAGCATCGACCCCGGCATCGTCTACGACGCGATCGAGGGCAAAGCCGACTGGACCGGAGACAGCTTCATTCAAGCCATGCAGGCTTGGAGTGATCTGTTCACCTCAGGCATCATTCCCAGCGGCTCGACTGCCGCGGCAGAATACCCCGACGCGTTCGGCGACCTCCTGACCAAGAAGGCGGCGTTCATCGCACTGGGCACCTGGAACACGCCTGGCACGATGACGAAGGAGGGTATCGAGGTCTCTCAGGGCACCGTGACCGAGCCGATCGACAGCGTGTACCTCTCCGCGCCGTTCCCCGCCCCCGTGACAGGGGATGAACCGACAGGTCTCTTCGGCGGTCCAGACAACGGTTGGGCTGTCTCGGCCAAGAGTGACGCGCAGACCGCCGCCCTGAAGTTCCTGAACTTCCTCTCACTCGGCGGCGGTCAGAACATCCAAGCCGCGAACGGCAACTTCCCGGCCGTCCTCGATGTGCCCGTCGCCACCGATGACGTCATCGACCAGCGCCAGGTAGCCGACATCGAAAAACAACAGTCGGACTTGCAGAACCTCGTCGGAGCCCGACAGCTCCCGTACGCGGACCTCTCGACCGCGTTGGGGGACGCGCTCTCCGCGGTCGCTGCGGGAACCGCATCGCCCGCAGATGCCATGGCGCAGGTCCAAGCGGTATCCGCGTCGCTGAGCCGCTAG
- a CDS encoding carbohydrate ABC transporter permease, with protein sequence MFSHQRIAGRIISQGLVIIALALLIAPLVMIVVTSVQGQGLDNYLVVVSTTPFLRFLLNSVIVSVSTVVLVLVCSIATAYAVATLRPRGSSVAMVLILGGMTLPGIALVVPLFYAAQLLGFLNTYWAVIVPLTAISIPFGALVATNYVRGLPVELYEAARVDGASNWTYFVRILIPLARPILAVVAIFTFLSAWNEYLLPLILVQNTDLQVLTQVPTYFQSQRLVDTPKIFAASVLISLPVVLAYVLMQRLFRQGMSAGALK encoded by the coding sequence ATGTTCTCCCATCAACGAATCGCGGGCCGGATCATCAGCCAAGGACTGGTCATCATCGCGTTGGCGCTGCTCATCGCGCCGCTCGTGATGATCGTAGTCACGTCAGTTCAGGGCCAGGGGCTGGACAACTATTTGGTCGTCGTCTCCACGACACCATTCCTGAGATTCCTGCTCAACAGCGTCATCGTGAGCGTGAGCACTGTCGTTCTCGTACTCGTGTGCTCCATCGCGACCGCCTATGCTGTCGCCACACTCCGGCCACGTGGTTCGAGTGTTGCGATGGTGCTCATCCTCGGCGGCATGACACTCCCCGGAATCGCACTCGTGGTGCCGTTGTTTTACGCGGCCCAGTTACTCGGGTTCTTGAACACCTACTGGGCCGTGATCGTACCGCTGACCGCGATCTCGATTCCGTTTGGGGCGCTGGTCGCCACCAATTACGTGCGCGGACTACCCGTAGAACTGTATGAGGCAGCTCGTGTCGACGGAGCCAGTAACTGGACCTACTTCGTGCGCATCCTGATCCCGCTGGCCCGTCCCATTCTCGCTGTGGTGGCGATCTTCACGTTTCTGAGCGCCTGGAACGAGTACCTCCTCCCGCTCATCCTCGTGCAGAACACCGACCTGCAGGTTCTCACGCAGGTGCCCACCTATTTCCAGAGTCAGCGGCTCGTGGACACTCCCAAGATCTTTGCCGCGAGCGTGCTCATCAGCCTGCCCGTTGTACTCGCCTACGTCCTCATGCAGCGGCTGTTCCGGCAAGGCATGTCCGCCGGCGCCCTGAAATAA
- a CDS encoding response regulator: MIRLLIADDQAVVRAGLSVILGAEPDIEVVGEAIDGADAVRLAKELRPDLICMDIRMPGTDGIAATRTITADPELDADVLILTTFDVDADVFAALEAGAAGFLLKGADEATLLAAIRSVAAGEGTLDQRLTRRILREFSERRRETPAAAMAPAESPLTDREFEVLDLLSQGLSNAEIAERLFVEPTTVKYHLAGLLQKTGARDRLQAVLWGIRAGLIDPR, encoded by the coding sequence ATGATCCGCCTCCTCATCGCCGACGACCAGGCGGTCGTCCGCGCCGGCCTCTCGGTGATCCTCGGCGCCGAGCCCGACATCGAGGTCGTCGGTGAGGCGATCGACGGTGCCGACGCGGTGCGCTTGGCGAAGGAACTGCGGCCCGACCTGATCTGCATGGACATCCGGATGCCGGGCACGGACGGGATCGCGGCGACCCGCACGATCACGGCGGACCCTGAGCTCGACGCCGACGTCCTCATCCTCACGACCTTCGACGTCGACGCGGACGTGTTCGCCGCCCTCGAGGCCGGTGCGGCAGGCTTCCTCCTCAAGGGCGCCGATGAGGCGACGCTGCTCGCCGCGATCCGGTCCGTCGCAGCGGGGGAGGGGACGCTCGACCAACGCCTCACCCGTCGCATCCTCCGCGAGTTCTCAGAGCGCCGACGGGAGACGCCCGCGGCCGCGATGGCACCGGCGGAGTCGCCGCTCACCGATCGCGAATTCGAGGTCCTCGACCTCCTGTCGCAGGGCTTGTCCAACGCCGAGATCGCCGAGCGACTCTTCGTCGAGCCCACCACGGTGAAGTACCACCTCGCCGGTCTGCTGCAGAAGACCGGAGCGCGCGACCGCCTCCAGGCCGTGTTGTGGGGGATCCGCGCGGGGCTCATCGACCCGCGGTGA
- a CDS encoding serine hydrolase domain-containing protein: protein MDTQLQNPNQPQPPNRSETPTPRRRRTRTVIAVSVVAALLAGTVSLGAWYRSTDRAAAAASASAPLQDRMQSLVDAGYPAALASAIGPDGEAIDVAAGIGDLATDEPAPVDGEVRIASNTKMFVSTVVLQLVQEGKVALDAPIDTYLPGLITGDGIDGTRISVRQLLQHTAGLPEYADQIAADAFAAQERYISPRDMLDVALAKPAVFAPGERWEYSNTNYLLLGLLVEAVTDRALPQQIDERIVKPLDLEHTYFPAPGERELRGEHPHGYHAKTVGDLLDITALDSSFAWSAGAMVSTPHELNVFMQALLDGELLDEESLAEMQTTVPAGDELWPEASYGLGLQRYPLSCGGAAWGHGGDIPGTQTRNAVGPDGTAVTIAVTSLPWAVVSPDDHERLMEQYRIVVDALDATLCE, encoded by the coding sequence ATGGACACCCAGCTCCAGAACCCGAACCAGCCGCAGCCCCCGAACCGGTCGGAGACACCGACGCCGAGGCGTCGCCGGACCCGCACGGTGATCGCCGTCTCGGTGGTGGCCGCCCTCCTCGCCGGAACCGTCTCCCTCGGGGCCTGGTACCGCAGCACCGACCGGGCCGCGGCCGCTGCGTCCGCATCCGCGCCGCTGCAGGATCGCATGCAGTCCCTCGTCGACGCCGGCTACCCCGCTGCGCTCGCCTCGGCGATCGGACCGGACGGTGAGGCGATCGACGTCGCGGCCGGTATCGGCGACCTCGCGACCGACGAGCCGGCCCCGGTCGACGGCGAGGTGCGGATCGCGAGCAACACGAAGATGTTCGTCTCGACCGTCGTCCTGCAGCTCGTCCAGGAGGGGAAGGTCGCGCTCGACGCCCCGATCGACACCTACCTCCCCGGGCTCATCACCGGCGACGGCATCGACGGCACCCGCATCTCGGTCCGTCAGCTGCTGCAGCACACGGCGGGGCTCCCCGAGTACGCCGACCAGATCGCCGCCGACGCGTTCGCGGCCCAGGAGCGCTACATCTCGCCTCGCGACATGCTCGATGTCGCCCTCGCGAAGCCCGCCGTGTTCGCGCCGGGTGAGCGCTGGGAGTACAGCAACACGAACTACCTCCTACTGGGCCTGCTGGTCGAGGCCGTCACCGATCGAGCGTTGCCGCAGCAGATCGACGAGCGCATCGTCAAACCGCTCGACCTCGAGCACACCTACTTCCCGGCGCCGGGCGAACGCGAGCTGCGCGGTGAGCACCCGCACGGGTACCACGCGAAGACCGTCGGCGACCTCCTTGACATCACGGCCCTCGACTCCTCCTTCGCCTGGTCCGCCGGGGCCATGGTGTCCACACCGCACGAGCTCAACGTCTTCATGCAGGCCCTGCTCGACGGTGAACTGCTGGACGAGGAGAGCCTCGCCGAGATGCAGACCACGGTTCCGGCCGGCGATGAGCTGTGGCCGGAAGCGAGCTACGGACTTGGCCTGCAGCGGTACCCGCTCAGCTGCGGTGGCGCCGCGTGGGGACACGGTGGCGACATCCCGGGGACCCAGACGCGTAACGCGGTCGGTCCCGACGGGACGGCCGTCACCATCGCGGTCACCTCGCTGCCGTGGGCGGTTGTGTCCCCCGACGACCACGAGCGGTTGATGGAGCAGTACCGGATCGTCGTCGACGCGCTCGACGCGACGCTCTGCGAGTGA